The Chanos chanos chromosome 16, fChaCha1.1, whole genome shotgun sequence genome has a window encoding:
- the LOC115829812 gene encoding aquaporin-1-like: MKLLSMVTLALRDMWTLAFFREVLLEFLGTTLFLFTSLSSIVLWPRLSPLSDSMGPAPSSRSETLQLSHECRSDAIRVSLAFGTSLTLTLVCLGPLHLNPAVTMAMIAGLRVSPWRAVLHVGSQLLGAMCACALLMSVSPQRENLGRNEITSGVFPYQAFTVELLVTFQLVLCILTVSHPKSAVSSFSPALAGLSVTLGHLVAIGFTGCGMNPARSFGPAVLTVNFQNHWVFWAGPCAGAVLAWLLHDLVLLPRWSCPADWLTEFKAFFLKDSSKQSRSAEDSGE; this comes from the exons atgaAGCTTTTATCGATGGTTACGCTAGCTCTCAGAGATATGTGGACTCTTGCTTTTTTTCGGGAGGTCTTGCTCGAGTTTTTAGGCACTACCCTTTTCCTATTCACCAGCCTGTCCTCCATCGTTTTGTGGCCCCGGCTGTCACCCTTGTCGGATAGCATGGGTCCCGCCCCGTCGTCGAGATCTGAGACTCTCCAGCTTTCGCACGAGTGTCGTTCAGATGCCATACGCGTGTCGCTGGCTTTTGGAACCTCGTTGACCTTGACTCTCGTCTGCCTAGGTCCGCTGCATTTGAATCCAGCTGTTACCATGGCGATGATAGCAGGTTTAAGGGTCAGCCCTTGGCGTGCGGTCCTTCACGTTGGGTCACAGCTTCTTGGGgccatgtgtgcgtgtgcattgcTCATGTCAGTCAGCCCGCAGAGAGAGAATCTAGGCCGTAATGAG ATTACCTCTGGAGTGTTTCCTTACCAGGCCTTCACAGTGGAGCTGCTGGTGACATTTCAACTGGTGCTTTGtattctcactgtttctcatcCCAAATCTGcggtttcttctttttctcctgccCTGGCTGGTCTTTCAGTCACACTAGGGCATCTTGTGGCG ATTGGGTTCACAGGGTGCGGGATGAACCCTGCGAGATCATTTGGACCAGCTGTGTTGACTGTAAACTTCCAGAACCACTGG GTTTTCTGGGCGGGGCCATGTGCAGGTGCAGTACTGGCCTGGCTGTTACACGACCTGGTTCTCCTGCCTCGATGGAGCTGCCCGGCCGACTGGCTGACTGAATTTAAGGCATTCTTTCTCAAAGACTCTTCCAAACAATCCAGAAGTGCTGAAGATTCAGGGGAGTGA